The following coding sequences lie in one Cyanobacterium sp. Dongsha4 genomic window:
- the neuB gene encoding N-acetylneuraminate synthase, whose product MSKCYIIAEAGVNHNGSLKLAKQLIDIASEAQADAVKFQTFKADLIISKTAPKAEYQITNTGDNESQLEMVKKLELDTNAHYELINYCQSKNIQFLSTPFDVDSLELLTKTFDLPLIKIPSGEITNAPFLLKIAQTQKPVILSTGMSLLGEIETALGVLAFGYLNIQEKPSISNFQSVYLSEEGQAKLQQNVTLLHCVTEYPTPFNQVNLKAMDTLKSAFNLPVGYSDHTLGISIPIAAVARGATVIEKHFTIDRTLPGPDHQASLEPSELKEMIKSIREVESALGDSLKKPASVELKNRKVARKSLVANQDIQQGEILTEDNLTSKRPGYGISPLFYWEYLGKIANKHYGQDERIKP is encoded by the coding sequence ATGTCTAAATGTTATATCATTGCCGAAGCAGGAGTTAATCATAACGGCTCATTAAAACTGGCAAAACAGTTAATTGATATTGCTAGTGAAGCCCAAGCTGATGCTGTTAAATTCCAAACCTTTAAAGCTGATCTAATTATTAGTAAAACAGCCCCTAAAGCTGAATATCAAATTACTAATACTGGAGATAATGAATCTCAGTTAGAAATGGTAAAAAAATTAGAATTAGATACCAATGCTCATTATGAATTAATTAACTATTGTCAGTCAAAAAATATTCAGTTTTTATCAACTCCTTTCGATGTTGATAGTTTAGAATTATTAACAAAAACCTTTGATTTACCTCTGATAAAAATTCCTTCTGGTGAAATAACTAATGCACCTTTTTTACTAAAAATTGCTCAAACCCAAAAACCTGTTATTTTATCTACGGGAATGAGTTTACTAGGAGAAATTGAAACTGCTTTAGGAGTATTAGCTTTTGGTTATCTAAATATTCAAGAAAAACCCAGTATTTCTAACTTTCAATCTGTCTATTTGAGTGAAGAAGGACAAGCAAAATTACAACAAAATGTCACTTTATTACACTGTGTCACCGAATATCCAACTCCTTTCAACCAAGTGAATCTTAAGGCAATGGATACTTTAAAATCAGCATTTAATTTACCTGTTGGTTACTCTGATCACACTTTAGGAATTAGTATTCCCATTGCGGCAGTGGCAAGGGGTGCAACAGTAATCGAAAAACATTTTACCATCGATCGCACCCTCCCCGGACCAGATCATCAAGCCTCTTTAGAACCATCAGAGTTAAAAGAGATGATAAAATCCATTAGGGAAGTGGAATCAGCTTTAGGTGATAGTTTAAAAAAACCTGCTTCTGTGGAGTTAAAAAATAGAAAAGTAGCGCGTAAAAGTTTAGTAGCAAATCAAGATATTCAACAAGGGGAAATTTTGACAGAAGATAATTTAACTTCTAAACGTCCTGGTTATGGTATTTCACCGTTATTTTATTGGGAATATCTAGGTAAAATAGCAAATAAACATTATGGTCAAGATGAGAGGATAAAACCATAA
- a CDS encoding Uma2 family endonuclease, which produces MQLLTRKFTIEQYHRMGETNIFHPEERLELIKGKIVPMSPLGLKHMTTVNRLTNLFYRHLLDKALISVQNSIQLDNYSEPQPDLVVAKLRDDFYATKPIQPDDICLLIEVSDSTIKYDQEVKIKIPLYAENKIQEVWLVNLNDDILEIYTQPEDNFYQNLQKLNKQKIISPLSFPDLKINLSDIFG; this is translated from the coding sequence ATGCAATTACTTACCAGAAAATTTACAATTGAACAATATCATCGAATGGGTGAAACTAATATATTTCATCCTGAAGAAAGACTTGAATTAATTAAAGGAAAAATTGTTCCCATGTCTCCTCTTGGCTTAAAGCACATGACAACAGTTAATCGCTTGACGAATTTATTTTATCGTCATTTATTAGATAAAGCTCTAATTAGTGTGCAAAATTCTATTCAATTAGATAATTATAGTGAACCTCAACCAGATTTAGTAGTAGCAAAACTTAGAGATGATTTTTACGCTACTAAACCCATTCAACCTGATGATATTTGCTTATTAATCGAAGTTTCAGATAGTACAATAAAATATGATCAAGAAGTTAAAATTAAAATTCCTCTCTATGCCGAAAATAAAATTCAAGAAGTTTGGTTAGTTAATCTCAATGATGATATTCTTGAAATTTACACCCAACCAGAGGATAATTTCTATCAAAATTTACAGAAACTTAATAAGCAAAAAATTATTTCGCCTCTTTCTTTTCCAGATTTAAAAATCAATTTATCTGATATTTTTGGTTAA
- the neuC gene encoding UDP-N-acetylglucosamine 2-epimerase: MSRKICVATGTRAEYGLLYWLMREIQDDSDLTLQILVTGMHLSPEFGSTYKIIEDDGFTISAKVEMLLSSDTPVSVAKSIGVGIMGFADALERLKPDILVVLGDRTEMLAIAQTALILRIPLAHIHGGETTQGAIDEAIRHSITKMSHLHFVAAKEYEKRVIQLGENPEKVFNFGAIGVDNIAKLKLLEREELEESINFKLGNLNFLVTYHPVTLMENNSAQAFDELLIALDNFFSAKIIFTKPNSDPENNIINYKIAQYVSYNKTRAITFNSLGQLRYLSAIKNCDLVIGNSSSGLIEVPFLKKPTINIGDRQKGRLKATSIIDCAEKSKDIIISINKALSFEFQLSLKNVVSPYGQGDVSIKIKNVLKNIQLNNIQLNNIIIKKFYDL, encoded by the coding sequence ATGTCCAGAAAAATTTGTGTGGCAACAGGTACTCGTGCCGAATATGGTTTATTGTATTGGTTAATGAGGGAAATTCAAGACGATTCTGATTTAACCTTACAAATTCTTGTGACGGGAATGCACCTTTCTCCAGAGTTTGGTTCTACTTACAAAATTATTGAGGATGATGGTTTCACTATTTCCGCCAAAGTAGAAATGCTTTTATCTAGTGATACTCCTGTTAGTGTTGCTAAATCAATAGGTGTGGGTATTATGGGCTTTGCTGATGCTTTAGAACGCTTAAAACCAGATATATTAGTGGTATTAGGCGATCGCACCGAAATGTTAGCTATTGCTCAAACTGCCTTAATTCTCAGAATACCCTTAGCACATATTCATGGCGGAGAAACTACACAAGGGGCAATAGATGAAGCTATTAGACACTCTATTACCAAAATGTCTCATCTTCATTTTGTGGCGGCAAAAGAATATGAAAAAAGAGTTATTCAATTAGGAGAAAACCCAGAAAAAGTATTCAATTTTGGTGCGATCGGAGTAGATAATATTGCCAAATTAAAACTTTTAGAAAGAGAAGAATTAGAAGAATCTATTAATTTTAAACTCGGAAATTTAAACTTTTTAGTAACCTATCATCCCGTTACTTTAATGGAAAATAATTCGGCTCAAGCCTTTGATGAATTATTAATCGCTTTAGACAATTTCTTCTCAGCAAAAATCATTTTTACTAAGCCCAATTCAGATCCAGAAAATAATATTATTAATTATAAAATAGCTCAATATGTTAGCTACAATAAAACTAGAGCGATCACCTTTAATTCCCTCGGACAATTGAGATATTTAAGTGCTATTAAAAATTGTGATTTAGTCATCGGCAATTCTTCCAGTGGTTTAATAGAAGTCCCCTTTTTGAAAAAACCTACTATTAATATTGGTGATCGACAAAAAGGACGTTTAAAAGCCACTTCAATTATTGATTGTGCCGAAAAATCGAAAGATATAATAATAAGTATAAATAAAGCTCTTTCTTTTGAATTTCAATTATCTTTGAAAAATGTTGTTTCTCCTTATGGACAAGGAGATGTTAGTATAAAGATTAAAAATGTCCTCAAAAATATTCAATTAAATAATATTCAATTAAATAATATCATCATAAAAAAATTTTACGATTTATAG
- a CDS encoding DUF4351 domain-containing protein — protein sequence MLDYWVRLYRVHKLYQEDKVIEQVIIFLRPDNSPKVFEDRFQVGKTSHRYRVIRIWECDPAPLLSQPELLPLAVLAKSEQPEMLLSQVADSIKNIVDPRQKSNIAACVELLAGINYSEELIKMYLQDDLLKESVTYQRILNEGFEKGEVSLMSRLIKKRFGNVSEILQSKLNTLFIEELELFGESLFDFNSLDDAIAWLNNK from the coding sequence ATGTTAGATTATTGGGTAAGGCTTTATCGAGTTCATAAACTCTATCAAGAAGATAAGGTTATTGAACAAGTAATCATCTTTTTACGCCCAGACAATTCTCCCAAAGTGTTTGAAGATCGTTTTCAGGTGGGGAAAACTAGCCATCGTTATCGGGTAATTAGAATTTGGGAATGTGATCCTGCTCCTCTTTTATCTCAACCTGAGTTGTTACCGTTGGCAGTTTTGGCTAAAAGTGAACAACCAGAAATGCTATTATCTCAAGTAGCAGATAGTATCAAAAACATAGTTGATCCCAGACAAAAAAGCAATATTGCCGCTTGTGTCGAACTATTAGCAGGTATTAATTATTCGGAGGAATTAATCAAAATGTATTTACAAGATGATCTTTTAAAAGAATCTGTTACTTATCAACGGATTTTGAATGAAGGTTTTGAAAAAGGTGAGGTTTCTCTCATGAGTCGTCTTATTAAAAAACGCTTTGGGAATGTTAGTGAAATCTTACAATCAAAACTTAACACTTTATTCATTGAGGAACTGGAATTATTTGGAGAAAGTCTTTTTGATTTTAACTCCTTAGATGATGCGATCGCATGGTTAAATAACAAATAA
- a CDS encoding DegT/DnrJ/EryC1/StrS family aminotransferase — protein MDFTSICLTKTQVNLAKHITNTAKIPHKWEFNHDQIGYNYRLPNLNAALGVAQLEQLPKFLEKKRQLADKYRQVFQNIEGISFFSEREYAKSNYWLNVLLLDTNYIHERNDLLQLLNDNGIMTRPVWTLMNKLPMFKNSPKMDLTQAEKIVSCLINIPSSVFL, from the coding sequence ATGGATTTTACCTCAATCTGCTTAACCAAAACTCAGGTTAATTTAGCTAAACATATTACCAATACCGCAAAAATCCCTCATAAATGGGAATTTAATCATGATCAGATTGGTTACAATTACCGTTTGCCTAATCTTAATGCAGCTTTGGGGGTTGCACAACTGGAACAATTACCCAAATTTTTAGAGAAGAAAAGGCAATTAGCTGATAAATATCGACAAGTTTTTCAAAATATTGAGGGTATTTCTTTTTTTTCTGAGAGAGAATATGCAAAAAGTAACTATTGGTTAAATGTTCTCCTTTTAGATACGAATTATATACATGAGCGAAATGATTTACTACAATTACTCAATGATAATGGTATTATGACTCGTCCTGTATGGACTTTAATGAATAAATTACCGATGTTTAAAAATTCTCCGAAAATGGATTTAACTCAAGCCGAAAAGATTGTTTCTTGTTTAATTAATATTCCTAGTAGCGTGTTTTTATAA
- a CDS encoding IS982 family transposase, protein MFNLDHLFCHVDDFCQQFEPQWQQKLISHGAVQRVRTKSLCLSEIMTILIAFHQNHYRNFKHFYLNHVQQYWTSAFPKLPSYQRFVQWIPSTIIPLCVYLKHCFGNCTGISFIDSTKIQVCHNRRIRQHKVFKNLAQRGKTSVDWFFGFKLHLVVNELGEIVNMSLTPGNVDDRKPVVDLLKELWGKVFGDRGYVSQKLATKLLKDFGIEFFAKPRRNMKNKLMRLHNKLLSRKRAIVETINDQLKNISQIEHSRHRSPINFCVNILCGLIAYCHQPKKPHLSLEWILPQSA, encoded by the coding sequence ATGTTTAATTTAGATCATTTATTTTGTCATGTCGATGATTTCTGCCAACAATTTGAGCCTCAATGGCAACAAAAACTTATCTCTCATGGTGCTGTCCAACGTGTTCGTACTAAAAGTCTCTGTTTAAGTGAAATTATGACTATTCTCATTGCTTTTCACCAAAATCATTACCGTAATTTCAAACATTTTTATCTTAATCACGTTCAACAATATTGGACTTCTGCTTTTCCCAAACTTCCCAGTTATCAACGTTTTGTCCAATGGATTCCATCAACGATTATTCCCTTGTGTGTTTACCTCAAGCACTGTTTTGGTAACTGTACCGGAATTAGTTTTATTGATTCTACCAAGATCCAAGTTTGTCATAACCGCCGTATTCGCCAACATAAAGTATTTAAAAATTTAGCTCAAAGAGGCAAAACCTCTGTGGATTGGTTTTTTGGTTTTAAACTCCATCTGGTAGTCAATGAACTGGGGGAAATTGTGAATATGAGCTTAACCCCAGGTAATGTCGATGACCGTAAACCTGTAGTCGATCTTTTAAAAGAGCTTTGGGGAAAAGTTTTTGGTGATAGAGGTTATGTCTCACAAAAATTAGCCACAAAGTTACTGAAAGATTTTGGTATTGAGTTTTTTGCCAAACCCAGACGCAATATGAAGAACAAATTAATGAGACTTCATAACAAACTTTTATCTCGGAAACGAGCGATTGTCGAAACAATCAATGATCAGCTCAAAAACATATCACAAATAGAACATTCTCGTCATCGTTCACCAATAAATTTCTGTGTCAATATATTATGTGGGTTAATCGCATATTGTCATCAACCAAAAAAGCCCCACCTTTCCTTAGAATGGATTTTACCTCAATCTGCTTAA
- a CDS encoding aminotransferase class I/II-fold pyridoxal phosphate-dependent enzyme produces the protein MKKLDLNLILDAIKEVLPKNKDFIALHEPYFQGNEWECVKECLDTGWVSSVGKFVDRFEDDLANYTGVKRAIAVVNGTSALHICLKLLGVKRDDEVLIPALTFVATANAVAYCGAIPHFVDSNFSSLGLDVTKLADYLDTIAKITSEGCFNRHTGRKIKAVIPVYILLDIPLI, from the coding sequence ATGAAAAAGCTCGATTTAAACTTAATTTTAGACGCTATCAAGGAAGTATTACCCAAAAATAAAGATTTTATTGCTTTACATGAGCCTTATTTTCAAGGCAATGAATGGGAATGTGTGAAAGAATGTCTTGATACTGGTTGGGTTTCTTCTGTGGGTAAATTTGTCGATCGCTTCGAGGATGATTTAGCCAATTATACTGGCGTAAAAAGAGCGATCGCCGTTGTCAATGGTACATCTGCTTTACATATCTGTCTGAAATTATTAGGCGTAAAAAGAGATGATGAGGTGCTAATTCCTGCTTTAACTTTTGTGGCTACTGCTAACGCTGTTGCTTATTGTGGGGCAATTCCTCATTTTGTCGATAGTAATTTTTCTAGTTTAGGCTTAGATGTAACTAAATTAGCAGATTATCTTGATACTATTGCTAAGATCACTTCTGAAGGTTGTTTTAATCGTCATACAGGCAGGAAAATTAAGGCTGTTATACCTGTGTACATACTTTTGGACATCCCGTTGATATAG
- a CDS encoding NAD-dependent 4,6-dehydratase LegB: MKKPQIKDLKILVIGADGFIGSHLTETLVEQGCNVRAFVLYNSFNSWGWLDNSPKEVIDNLEVFSGDIRDPYGVKEAMKGCDLVFHLAALIAIPYSYHSPDTYVDTNIKGTLNIVQAAKELGIKKVVHTSTSEVYGTAKFVPITEDHPLQGQSPYSASKIGADQIAMSFYNSFNTPVAIIRPFNTYGPRQSARAVIPTVITQIANGKRKIKLGALHPTRDFNYVKDTVRGFVSIAESENSIGEVINIGSNYEISIGDLVQTIADVMNVEIEIETDQVRLRPEKSEVNRLWADNSKAKKLLDWQPLYGGKEGLKQGLAETVAWFTNPDNLKQYKANIYNI; the protein is encoded by the coding sequence ATGAAAAAACCACAAATAAAAGATTTAAAAATATTAGTAATTGGTGCAGATGGTTTTATCGGTTCTCATTTAACCGAAACATTAGTTGAACAAGGTTGTAATGTTAGAGCCTTTGTTTTATACAACTCATTCAACTCTTGGGGATGGCTAGATAACTCACCGAAAGAAGTTATTGATAATTTAGAAGTTTTTAGTGGTGACATTCGAGATCCTTATGGAGTGAAAGAAGCCATGAAAGGTTGTGATCTAGTTTTTCATTTAGCCGCCTTAATTGCAATTCCTTACTCTTACCATTCCCCTGATACCTATGTTGACACAAATATAAAAGGAACATTAAATATCGTCCAAGCAGCTAAAGAATTAGGCATCAAAAAGGTTGTTCATACATCTACCAGTGAAGTTTATGGTACTGCCAAATTTGTACCGATTACAGAAGATCATCCTCTACAGGGACAATCTCCCTACTCTGCCAGTAAAATAGGTGCAGATCAAATTGCTATGTCTTTTTACAATAGTTTTAATACTCCAGTTGCAATTATACGTCCATTTAATACTTATGGACCTCGACAATCAGCTAGAGCAGTTATTCCCACCGTCATTACTCAAATTGCCAACGGGAAACGTAAAATAAAATTAGGAGCGTTACATCCTACTAGAGATTTTAACTATGTCAAAGATACCGTAAGAGGATTTGTTTCTATTGCTGAATCGGAAAATTCTATTGGAGAAGTAATTAATATTGGTAGTAATTACGAAATTTCTATTGGTGATTTAGTTCAAACCATTGCAGATGTTATGAATGTAGAAATTGAAATAGAAACAGATCAGGTACGTTTACGTCCAGAAAAAAGTGAAGTTAATCGGTTATGGGCAGATAATAGCAAAGCTAAAAAACTGCTAGACTGGCAACCTTTATATGGTGGTAAGGAAGGATTAAAGCAAGGTTTAGCGGAAACGGTGGCTTGGTTTACGAATCCTGATAATTTAAAACAATATAAGGCTAATATCTACAATATTTAA
- a CDS encoding XisI protein: MERIDYVELIKDILTQHSINHSQTDTEIQLIFDDYNYHYQVLNIGWQDQTRIYGVIIHVDLKGDKIWIQRDATEIGIANQLLEKGVVKQDIVLGFQAPYKRQFTEFALG, encoded by the coding sequence ATGGAAAGAATAGATTATGTAGAATTAATCAAAGATATTTTGACTCAACACTCAATCAATCACTCTCAAACTGATACAGAAATTCAATTAATATTCGATGATTATAATTATCATTATCAAGTTTTAAACATTGGTTGGCAGGATCAAACTAGAATCTATGGTGTAATTATTCATGTGGACTTAAAAGGGGATAAAATTTGGATTCAAAGAGATGCTACAGAAATCGGTATTGCTAATCAATTACTAGAAAAGGGAGTGGTAAAACAAGATATTGTCTTGGGTTTTCAAGCACCCTATAAACGACAATTTACGGAATTTGCCCTCGGTTAA
- a CDS encoding type II toxin-antitoxin system HicA family toxin has product MKIPRNLKGSSLSKILCKLWDYKIVHQEGSHIILETKIPSHQRISIPNHSPLRVGTLNGILTSVARHKKVSKQDILDTLG; this is encoded by the coding sequence ATGAAAATTCCTCGTAATTTAAAAGGCTCATCACTAAGTAAAATTCTCTGTAAATTATGGGATTATAAAATAGTTCATCAAGAAGGAAGTCATATTATTTTGGAAACTAAAATACCCAGTCATCAGAGAATTAGTATCCCAAATCATTCCCCTTTAAGGGTAGGAACTTTAAATGGGATTTTAACCAGTGTTGCTCGTCATAAAAAAGTTTCTAAACAAGATATTTTAGATACTTTGGGATAA
- a CDS encoding 2-phospho-L-lactate guanylyltransferase — protein sequence MKQTIIFEISQEEDGGFVAECLTEDIFTQGDTWEELKMNINEAVKGFYFDRPFYPNVKLHLIKDEILVVQ from the coding sequence ATGAAACAAACTATCATATTTGAAATATCTCAAGAAGAAGACGGCGGATTTGTCGCCGAGTGTCTCACAGAAGATATTTTTACTCAAGGAGATACTTGGGAAGAATTAAAAATGAATATTAATGAAGCCGTCAAAGGTTTTTATTTTGATCGACCTTTTTATCCTAATGTAAAATTACACCTTATTAAAGATGAAATTTTAGTAGTTCAATGA
- a CDS encoding HNH endonuclease signature motif containing protein — MSKIPDSVRQEVRKRANNHCEYCLSSQEYVMGILQIDHTIPVAKGGKNDTTNLCLACELCNQYKWVQIESQDLETGNIVRLFNPRLQKWSEHFTWSENGTEIRALNPCGRATVNALKLNNTLAVMVRKNWVKAGWHPPVSQ; from the coding sequence ATGAGTAAAATTCCCGATTCTGTTCGTCAAGAAGTGAGAAAACGAGCCAATAACCATTGTGAGTATTGTTTAAGTTCTCAAGAATATGTAATGGGTATTCTACAAATAGATCATACAATTCCAGTGGCTAAAGGCGGAAAAAATGACACGACTAATTTATGTTTAGCTTGTGAATTATGTAATCAATATAAGTGGGTTCAAATCGAATCTCAAGATTTAGAAACAGGAAACATCGTTCGTTTATTTAATCCGCGCCTACAAAAATGGTCTGAACATTTCACATGGAGTGAAAATGGTACAGAAATTAGGGCCTTAAATCCTTGTGGTCGTGCTACAGTTAACGCCTTGAAATTAAATAACACTTTAGCCGTTATGGTTAGAAAAAATTGGGTTAAAGCAGGTTGGCATCCACCTGTTTCTCAATAA
- a CDS encoding DUF2283 domain-containing protein has product MWMTYDEDVDVLYINFRKPQKVNDSIYEDNIIYHYADKTLVGITVLNASLFSANPN; this is encoded by the coding sequence ATGTGGATGACTTATGATGAAGATGTGGATGTATTATATATTAATTTTCGTAAACCGCAAAAAGTCAATGATAGTATTTATGAAGATAATATAATTTATCATTATGCCGATAAAACATTAGTAGGAATTACCGTTTTAAATGCTTCTTTATTTTCAGCGAATCCAAATTAG
- a CDS encoding class I SAM-dependent methyltransferase, with protein sequence MNQSDLQLKLNQANQYFDQKEFSKASQLYLQLINENPQLKPTLSIRLAHCLILEANWQQISGNLIQGINYLSTSGWLNSLFQGKPVNAESNPIPWYTYPAIEFLEDKIKPDSIVFEFGGGNSTLWWASKAKQVISIESDRGWYDQIKQQMPDNVQLNLEVDETKYADFINQYPDQYFDVIIVDGINRNSCLENSLNKLKNDGLLIFDNTDDHRYDSSLKLLSSQGYKRIDFYGLIPSYTYKNCTSLFFKSTEILETKTLPSDKESCLGKSCMQITSPKPTNMNNYEYDDNWQLTTPVAFLIFNRPDTTQKVFNAIREAKPPKLLGRVCKLSN encoded by the coding sequence ATGAATCAATCAGATTTACAACTTAAACTCAATCAAGCTAATCAATATTTTGATCAAAAAGAATTTAGCAAAGCATCGCAACTATATTTACAATTAATCAACGAAAATCCTCAACTTAAACCCACTCTATCCATTCGTTTAGCCCATTGTTTAATCTTAGAAGCAAACTGGCAACAAATTTCAGGTAACTTAATTCAAGGAATTAATTATTTATCCACTTCAGGATGGCTTAATTCTCTATTTCAAGGGAAACCCGTTAATGCTGAAAGTAACCCCATTCCTTGGTACACTTATCCCGCCATTGAATTTTTAGAAGATAAAATAAAGCCCGATTCTATAGTATTTGAATTTGGTGGAGGAAATTCTACTTTATGGTGGGCAAGTAAGGCAAAACAAGTTATTTCCATCGAAAGCGATCGAGGTTGGTATGATCAAATTAAACAACAAATGCCCGATAATGTGCAATTAAATTTAGAAGTTGATGAGACAAAATACGCAGATTTTATTAACCAATATCCTGATCAATATTTTGATGTAATTATTGTTGATGGAATCAATAGAAATAGTTGTTTAGAAAATAGCTTAAATAAACTTAAAAATGATGGTTTATTAATTTTTGATAATACCGATGATCACCGTTACGATTCATCATTAAAATTATTATCATCTCAAGGTTATAAAAGAATTGATTTTTATGGTTTAATTCCTAGTTATACTTACAAAAACTGTACTTCTTTATTCTTCAAATCTACAGAAATTTTAGAAACTAAAACTTTGCCCAGTGATAAAGAATCTTGTTTAGGTAAATCCTGTATGCAAATTACAAGTCCCAAACCAACAAACATGAATAATTATGAGTATGATGATAACTGGCAATTAACCACTCCTGTTGCTTTTCTCATTTTCAATCGCCCTGATACCACCCAAAAAGTATTTAACGCTATTCGTGAAGCTAAACCACCCAAGTTATTAGGGCGTGTCTGCAAATTATCAAATTAA
- a CDS encoding Uma2 family endonuclease, whose product MVAIASKVKLTFDEYLRQYPQGEGFFELVDGELIKMEAIRAHKNISRFLVKIFDRESERLGLDYIVDKDIVIRTVNRLGKERGRIPDVSIVQASFWNNNVIAYGAVTEPLELAVEVVSTNWEDDYIDKLEEYETIGIKEYWIVDYLAIASRSYLGNPKVPMVFVYELKDGKYQGKFFKKNETIISSIFPELKLTIEEIIKISGI is encoded by the coding sequence ATGGTTGCGATCGCATCTAAGGTAAAATTAACTTTTGACGAGTATTTAAGACAATATCCCCAAGGAGAGGGTTTTTTTGAATTAGTTGATGGAGAATTAATCAAAATGGAAGCTATTAGAGCTCATAAAAATATTAGTCGGTTTTTAGTCAAAATATTTGATCGAGAAAGTGAACGTTTAGGGTTAGATTATATTGTTGATAAAGATATAGTGATTCGTACCGTTAACAGATTAGGAAAAGAAAGAGGACGTATTCCAGATGTTAGTATAGTTCAGGCTTCTTTTTGGAATAATAATGTAATCGCTTACGGTGCTGTCACTGAACCCCTTGAATTAGCAGTAGAAGTAGTTTCCACCAATTGGGAAGACGATTATATTGATAAATTAGAAGAATATGAAACCATCGGAATTAAAGAATATTGGATTGTGGATTATTTAGCGATCGCATCTCGTAGTTACTTAGGTAATCCAAAAGTGCCAATGGTTTTTGTCTATGAGTTAAAAGATGGGAAATATCAAGGTAAATTCTTTAAGAAAAATGAAACAATAATTTCCTCCATTTTTCCTGAATTAAAATTAACCATCGAAGAAATTATTAAGATTTCTGGCATTTAG
- a CDS encoding Uma2 family endonuclease produces the protein MVAQLQLKYYSPEKYLELEEKSDTKNEYLDGEIIPMAGGTTNHNQIAGNFFRAFPLTISDRDYYIYINDVKLWIPDYRFYTYPDLMIIEGKPVYQSENSNIVTNPKIIIEVLSDSTQNYDKTEKFRAYRSLPSLQEYILISQSSYYVEQFIKQTEQQWLFNAIEGENNHLALPSVDFSISFFQIYQRIVFNS, from the coding sequence ATGGTTGCTCAACTTCAACTCAAATACTATAGCCCAGAAAAATATCTGGAATTAGAGGAAAAATCGGACACAAAAAATGAATATCTCGACGGAGAAATAATCCCTATGGCAGGAGGCACTACTAATCATAATCAAATTGCTGGTAACTTTTTTCGGGCTTTTCCTCTAACCATCAGCGATCGAGATTATTATATTTATATAAATGATGTGAAACTTTGGATTCCCGACTATCGCTTTTATACCTATCCAGATTTAATGATTATTGAAGGTAAACCAGTGTATCAGTCTGAAAATAGTAATATAGTCACCAATCCGAAAATAATAATTGAAGTTTTATCAGATTCTACTCAAAACTACGACAAAACTGAAAAATTCAGAGCCTACCGTTCTTTACCAAGTTTACAGGAATATATATTAATTTCTCAATCTAGTTATTATGTAGAACAGTTTATCAAACAAACTGAGCAACAATGGTTATTTAATGCCATAGAAGGGGAAAATAATCATCTTGCCTTACCTAGTGTTGATTTTTCTATTTCTTTTTTCCAGATTTATCAAAGAATTGTTTTTAATTCCTAA